A genomic segment from Gammaproteobacteria bacterium encodes:
- a CDS encoding membrane hypothetical protein (Evidence 5 : Unknown function) has product MVVAQQVVVVVVLVVQPAQLVVVAQVPRVVALPVVVHQQVAVRPAVVVLVVQPVLPAVVVQVPQVVVRPAVAHQQVAVRPAVVQVMVAQQVVVVVVLVV; this is encoded by the coding sequence GTGGTGGTGGCTCAACAAGTAGTAGTGGTGGTAGTTCTGGTGGTTCAGCCAGCTCAACTAGTGGTGGTGGCTCAAGTTCCACGAGTGGTGGCACTTCCAGTGGTAGTACATCAACAAGTGGCGGTTCGACCAGCGGTGGTAGTTCTGGTGGTTCAGCCAGTTCTACCAGCAGTGGTGGTTCAAGTTCCACAAGTGGTAGTTCGACCAGCGGTAGCACATCAACAAGTGGCGGTTCGACCAGCGGTGGTTCAAGTAATGGTGGCTCAACAAGTAGTAGTGGTGGTAGTTCTGGTGGTTTAG
- the bioF gene encoding 8-amino-7-oxononanoate synthase yields the protein MKDIGHQLIELHNRSLYRHRRILEGPSSPETVLNGRVVLNFCSNDYLGLAHHPAVIEAFVAGARCYGVGAGASHLITGHHAAHHALEEELAAFVGRPRALLFSTGYMANLGIIGTLFGHHDRIFEDRLNHASLLDAANYAGASLTRYEHVSTTDLEARLVRFSQQGAERLVVTDGVFSMDGDLAPLPDLVTLARRHDAWLMVDDAHGIGVLGEGRGILAHHDLGLDDVPILMGTLGKALGSAGAFVAGTETLIETFIQKARTYIYTTASPPAVAEATRAALRIVDEEPWRREHLRALVTYLRVRLAELPLSLLPSSTPIQPVILGTATRAIAVSEALLARDILVTPIRPPTVPVGTARLRITLTSAHSMNQIDRLADALTQIVTANNLLDL from the coding sequence ATGAAAGATATTGGTCACCAACTTATTGAACTCCATAATCGTTCTCTCTATCGTCACCGCCGAATCCTAGAAGGACCAAGCAGTCCTGAAACCGTGTTGAATGGCAGGGTCGTTCTAAATTTCTGTAGTAATGATTACCTTGGTCTAGCTCATCATCCGGCGGTCATAGAGGCTTTTGTAGCGGGAGCAAGATGTTATGGAGTAGGCGCGGGAGCATCGCATTTAATAACCGGTCATCACGCCGCCCATCATGCTTTGGAGGAGGAGTTGGCTGCATTCGTCGGTCGCCCTCGCGCCTTGTTATTTTCCACGGGTTACATGGCTAATTTGGGGATAATCGGAACCTTGTTTGGCCACCACGACCGAATTTTTGAGGATCGGCTCAATCATGCTTCTTTATTGGATGCTGCTAATTACGCAGGAGCATCGCTTACGCGTTACGAGCATGTCAGCACCACGGATTTGGAGGCACGCTTGGTACGTTTTTCGCAGCAAGGAGCAGAACGATTGGTGGTCACGGACGGAGTTTTTAGCATGGACGGAGATCTGGCACCGCTGCCAGACTTGGTTACGCTTGCGCGTCGCCACGACGCTTGGTTGATGGTGGATGACGCCCATGGCATCGGTGTTCTCGGAGAAGGCCGTGGAATTCTTGCTCACCATGATTTAGGACTTGATGATGTGCCCATTCTCATGGGCACCTTGGGTAAGGCGTTGGGCAGCGCCGGTGCCTTCGTGGCGGGGACGGAAACACTCATTGAAACTTTCATTCAGAAGGCGCGTACTTATATTTATACCACCGCCTCTCCCCCGGCTGTAGCCGAAGCCACCCGCGCCGCACTGCGGATTGTGGATGAAGAACCCTGGCGTCGAGAACATCTGCGTGCCCTGGTGACGTATCTACGGGTACGGCTCGCGGAACTTCCCTTATCGTTGCTGCCTTCGTCAACCCCCATTCAGCCGGTGATCTTAGGAACAGCAACTCGTGCCATCGCAGTGAGCGAGGCACTGCTGGCACGCGATATCCTCGTCACCCCCATCCGCCCGCCTACCGTACCAGTAGGTACTGCACGCCTGCGTATCACACTGACAAGTGCCCACAGCATGAACCAAATCGACAGACTAGCGGACGCATTGACGCAAATCGTGACTGCCAACAACTTGCTGGACCTTTGA
- a CDS encoding Aerotaxis receptor Aer: protein MKNKISPTSVEKKMREEDFIVSKTDLTGKIIYGNRIFIEFSGFTEKELLNKQHSIIRHPDMPRGVFKFLWDTIQAGNECFAYVKNMSKDGSFYWVFANVTPSFDIQGNMIGYFSVRRKPKSQAITTMTEVYRAMLAAEKRVPPRDACNTSLALLTKILAEKGVSYEEFILTL from the coding sequence ATGAAGAATAAAATCAGCCCTACATCCGTGGAAAAAAAGATGCGCGAGGAGGATTTCATCGTATCCAAGACCGACCTCACGGGAAAAATTATTTATGGTAATCGTATTTTCATCGAGTTTTCTGGATTCACGGAAAAAGAACTCCTTAATAAACAACATAGCATTATTCGTCATCCGGATATGCCGCGTGGAGTTTTCAAATTTTTGTGGGATACAATTCAGGCAGGGAATGAATGTTTTGCCTACGTAAAAAATATGTCCAAAGATGGAAGTTTTTATTGGGTATTTGCCAACGTTACTCCTTCTTTCGATATCCAGGGCAACATGATTGGCTATTTTTCGGTTCGGAGAAAACCAAAATCTCAAGCGATCACAACCATGACCGAGGTTTACCGTGCCATGCTGGCCGCTGAAAAGCGTGTGCCCCCACGTGATGCCTGCAATACCTCCCTTGCGCTGCTAACAAAAATTCTTGCTGAAAAAGGCGTTTCCTATGAAGAATTTATCCTTACACTTTAG
- a CDS encoding methyl-accepting chemotaxis protein, with the protein MKNLSLHFRFTLILALFNGLLIFAFILETLRDGFSALWLAILGCGLSMGIFTYVQSRHWFAPLKQLSMMVQLAAEGKFNQRITGISDENEINLLCWQINDMFDQLECYFREVSTAFDYYTKEKFFRKTNPTGLHGKFRVNLEEKINFSLNSMVSMSQEKKRNELLAKLQKLNTFNLIDNLLTAQQDLKNITELIENVATEAGMTRTDAEASQHSVETTTTGLKDIVSRIENTVTTVEKLNARGGEIQQAAVLINDISDQTNLLALNAAIEAARAGEAGRGFAVVAEEVRNLAEKTKTASSSIGRIMHELISDTVSMKDDSHAMLIHANNAYQVVDELTARFRGFARSARETLQQIHQTQDQCFATLIKVDHVIYKQRAYLTVSTNGDIQYVQPVSLDHHDCRLGKWYYQGEGKGRFSSQHSFDLLESPHELVHASAHEILTILKNKNWDEKTGLREKLFEKFENMEAGSAGVIKIIDHLVAEKKSEFTVQ; encoded by the coding sequence ATGAAGAATTTATCCTTACACTTTAGATTCACATTGATTTTGGCATTATTCAACGGACTGTTAATTTTCGCGTTTATTCTTGAGACGCTACGTGATGGTTTTTCCGCGCTATGGCTCGCCATACTCGGATGCGGCTTATCCATGGGGATTTTCACGTATGTCCAAAGTCGACATTGGTTCGCGCCACTCAAGCAACTCTCCATGATGGTACAGCTCGCCGCCGAAGGAAAATTCAATCAACGGATAACCGGAATTTCCGATGAAAACGAAATTAACCTATTATGTTGGCAGATTAACGATATGTTTGACCAATTGGAATGTTATTTCCGGGAAGTATCTACTGCTTTTGATTATTATACCAAGGAAAAATTTTTCAGAAAAACTAATCCGACTGGATTACACGGAAAATTTCGAGTTAACTTGGAGGAAAAAATAAATTTTTCACTCAATTCTATGGTAAGCATGTCTCAAGAAAAAAAGCGTAATGAATTGCTGGCAAAATTACAAAAACTCAATACCTTCAATTTGATCGACAATCTCTTAACCGCGCAGCAAGATTTAAAAAACATCACGGAGTTAATCGAAAACGTTGCCACTGAAGCAGGAATGACACGCACTGACGCAGAAGCGAGTCAGCATTCGGTTGAAACCACTACTACCGGGCTTAAGGATATTGTTAGCCGTATTGAAAATACAGTAACTACTGTGGAAAAGTTAAATGCTCGGGGTGGTGAAATCCAACAAGCAGCGGTTTTAATCAATGATATTTCTGATCAAACTAATTTATTAGCCTTGAATGCCGCTATTGAGGCAGCGCGGGCGGGTGAGGCGGGTCGAGGTTTCGCAGTAGTGGCTGAAGAGGTTAGAAACCTCGCCGAAAAGACTAAAACCGCGTCGAGTTCTATTGGGCGAATTATGCACGAACTGATTAGCGACACGGTCTCAATGAAGGATGATTCTCATGCGATGCTTATTCATGCGAACAACGCCTACCAAGTTGTCGATGAATTAACAGCGCGTTTTCGAGGCTTCGCGCGTTCAGCGCGTGAAACCCTTCAACAAATTCATCAGACGCAGGATCAATGTTTCGCAACCTTGATTAAGGTCGATCATGTGATTTATAAACAACGTGCTTACTTAACCGTCAGTACGAATGGTGATATTCAATATGTTCAGCCAGTATCATTGGATCACCATGATTGCCGCCTTGGCAAGTGGTATTATCAGGGAGAAGGAAAAGGACGATTCAGTTCCCAGCATTCCTTTGATTTATTGGAATCACCTCATGAATTAGTACATGCTTCCGCGCATGAAATACTAACAATACTTAAAAATA